The following proteins come from a genomic window of Nycticebus coucang isolate mNycCou1 chromosome 11, mNycCou1.pri, whole genome shotgun sequence:
- the CLDN12 gene encoding claudin-12 has protein sequence MGCRDVHAATVLSFLCGIASVAGLFAGTLLPNWRKLRLITFNRNEKNLTVYTGLWVKCARYDGSSDCLMYDTTWYSSVDQLDLRVLQFALPLSILIAMGALLLCLIGMCNTAFRSSVPNIKLAKCLVNSAGCHLVAGLLFFLAGTVSLSPSIWVFFYNVHLNKKFEPVFAFDYAVYVTIASAGGLFMTSLLLFIWYCACKSLPSPFWQPLYSHPPSMHTYSQPYSARSRLSALEIDIPVVSHTT, from the coding sequence ATGGGCTGTCGGGATGTCCATGCAGCTACAGTCCTTTCCTTCCTGTGTGGAATCGCCTCGGTAGCAGGCCTCTTTGCGGGGACTCTGCTTCCCAACTGGAGAAAATTACGATTGATCACCTTCAACAGAAATGAGAAGAACCTCACTGTTTACACAGGCCTTTGGGTAAAATGTGCTCGGTACGACGGGAGCAGTGACTGCCTGATGTACGACACTACTTGGTACTCATCTGTTGACCAGCTAGACTTGCGTGTCCTCCAGTTTGCACTCCCCCTCAGCATCCTGATTGCAATGGGTGCCTTGCTGCTTTGCCTGATTGGAATGTGCAACACTGCCTTCAGGTCCTCCGTGCCCAATATCAAACTGGCCAAATGTCTGGTCAATAGTGCAGGTTGCCACCTGGTGGCTGGTCTTCTGTTTTTCCTGGCAGGTACTGTGAGCCTCTCCCCATCTATCTGGGTCTTCTTTTATAACGTCCACCTGAACAAGAAGTTCGAGCCAGTCTTTGCATTTGACTATGCAGTGTATGTCACTATTGCCAGTGCTGGGGGCCTGTTTATGACTTCTCTTTTACTGTTTATTTGGTATTGCGCATGCAAATCTTTGCCTTCTCCTTTCTGGCAACCACTGTACTCCCATCCTCCCAGTATGCATACTTATTCACAGCCCTATTCAGCACGATCCCGCCTCTCTGCCCTTGAAATTGACATTCCAGTAGTTTCACATACCACCTAA